The genomic DNA CAAGCCACCTATTGACGGGCTATAGGCATGACCTTCCTGCTACAATAGGCCAATAAGCTAGGCCCGAGCAAATTGCTGTCTATTTGCACGAGCTGTTGAGCAGTCAATCGCTGCTGCTAGTCGCGAAAAGCTATTGCAGCCcgctgtgtgtgtgcagcCCGCTGTGTGtagccggccggccgcggggcagctggcccggcgcgccTGCCTCGTCGCGTTTGTTCCTACTTATTAGAGAATAACGTTGCCCTTGATTGATTGAATGTATGCCTCGTAGTCAAGTGGTTAgtcgtgccgtgccgtgcgtAGCTCGTAGTCGTGTGTTCGAGTCGTAGCCGTGATGTTTTTCTTTTCGTAGAGTAAatccgtacttcgtagatcTCATAGTAAGGCATCAAGAGCCGGCACCAAAAAGGTGCCGGCAAGCGTTTTGCCTCTCTTTTTAGTATAAAAGTTACTGCTCCGAATAGCAAAAGTTGACTGCTGTCGGGGCCCTGTTGGCAGATTAACGTCCTTCAAATGAACACTTGGCCCACAACAGCTTTTGGGCTCCCAACAGGTCAGACGGCCGCTGTTGCAGAAGGTGGACCGACcgctaggtacctaggtactgaGGTGCCCTGAGGCGGCTTCCAGTGGCTGTCGGGTGGAATGGCAGATCTATGGTGGGGGTGGAAGCCATCACTGGCGGGCGTCTTGTGGGGGGACGACACGGGCGCTACTCCAAACTCCGTCTGTGGCTCCAACCGCTGCGCCAGCCTTCGTCATCCCACCAGCCCGAGACACACTACCTCACACGAACAtctctacttcgtacatccATCTACGCATCAACCCGGACACGTGCGACGCGAGCCCCGATCGGATGCCACAAATGGCGTCGTAGTACGCCGAGCGTGCTGATAGACAGACATGACGCGATAGAGCCGCCCACTACAATCCAGACCAAGCGTTCACGAGGAAGaccacgacgtcgacggtgacatgccgcaacagcagcagcatcaggcCGCGgggctgctcctgctgctcttccTTCTCTGGAACCTCTTCCCCGAGGGCGAGTACCAGAACCAGTCGCTGGCGCTTTCCGAGCTCGCCTCGAAGCGCCTCGAGCGGTATCAGGATGCGCTCGAGGTGCTGAACCAGACTCGCTGGGGCGACTTCCGGTCGCGCcccgatgccgctgccggcgacgatgacgaaggcCCCTACGGCTTCGTCAACCTGACGGGCTTTCGCGAGCAGGATGGCTTTGCTTGGGAGGACCTGGAGCTGTTTCGCGAAAAGGGCTTGCGACTGAGCCGCCATgcgatgccgcccgtcgGTGGCAAGCAGCTCTGGGACACGGCGCAGGGGGAGCCGGTATGGGCCAACGCCTCGGGCACGCTGCACGGCGACTGGGTGCGCCGTCCGGGCTCCGTGCCGCGCACCTACGACAGCTACAACCTCAGCCGGAGCGTCCCCGGCATGGACTGGGTCGGCGACAGGGCCGACTGGGCACGCAATATCACGGGCGAGAGCGGGCGCATGATGCTCCGTCTCGAGGGTAACAGGACGGTGCAAAAgtacgacgaggtcgccgagggcagcatcccgctctcgggcggcagcgttCGCCACGTTAGGGGCTACGCCACCATCGAGGACACCAGGGGCTCTGGGCTCAACTGGGAGATGCGCCTCTGGGGCCTGCAGTGGCCCCGCCAGGGCGTCGTGCTCATGACGACTACGAGCGAGAAGTTTGAGGGCATCTTTGGCCTGCCGCACCTCGCGCCGAGCGCCGACTTCTTCCAGTCGGCCcagatgatgctgatgcgcaagctgggccgcgtcgtcaGGCGCAAGAGGCGCAACCTGTACGTCGACCAGAACATGCCGTGGAACTCGGACGTGGACAACGCGCTCTACACGGCCTTTCCGTCGCCGCATTGCGAGTTCGTCTTGTACGGCCAGGTCCACCCGCCGCTCCAGCAGGatgcgggcgtcgacgctgAGCATGCCGAGGACGTGATCCGGGCCATCGAATCGGAGCTGCAGAAGCCGCTGGGCGCGCCTATCCACTCCGTCTCCAAGCTCCAGATGTCGACTGTCATATACTCGCCCGACtgcggcttcttcctcgagtCCAAGGGTCCGCCCGACTTCCCGCCGGCCGACTCGGACCACCTCGTCGGCATGAAGACGGAGGTGCATACCCACCAGGTCAAGACGTGGATGCTCGTgtacgccctcgtcgtcttcgcccaggtcggcctgctcaaggacCAGATGCAGGAGTCGTTCACGCCCTCGACCATGGGCCGCGTGAGCTTCTGGACCATAAGCGCCATGGTCATCGTTGATGGCATGACGTTtaccgccgctgccacctgggtgtcgtcggccatggctaCCTTTCTCCCGACGCTGGCCCTCATGTtcgcctccttcttgtccaTGACCATAGGCGGCAGCTTCTTGGCCAAGATTCACGAGGTGCAGCTGCCCGAGAGGAATCGGCGCCGCGACCAGCAGAGACAGAcgccgagcagcggcgcTTCTACCGGAACCACGAGCtccgccacgtcggcgccccTGACGCCGAACCCGACGGGCGCGCTCCTCCCCGCGCCTGTGACTGCTCCACGATCCTCCCGCCTGCCTCCGGATCAAGGCCCGGTCATCGTACCATCCGACCAGGACATATCCGCCGAGATAGCCGCAGCGGCCTCTGCCGTGCCTCGACCGAACATGGTCGGCAACACGACCGCCACTACCACTACACCTGCtccgccatcgtcagcccctcatcgcccgccgcagACCTTCCAAGCCATCATTGGGCGCTTCATCCTCTTCAGCCTCTTCGtctccttcctcgccatctCCTCAGTGACGTGGTactcgcgcccgcgcgccctcctcctcaacgCCTGCGCCTTCGCCTACCTGTCCTTGTGGTTGCCCCAGATCTGCCGCAACACGCTGCGCaactgccgccgcgccctcagCTGGCgcttcgtcctcggccagtctgccctccgcctcctcccccttgcCTACTTCTGGGTCAAGCACGACAACTTCCTCTACGCACGCACCGACCGCCGCTCCTTCGCCCTCCTCTGTGCTTGGGTCTGGCTCCAGATatgcctcctcgccgcgcaggacGTCCTCGGCCCTCGCTtcgccctccccgccggATGGGCCCCCGACGCTTGGGACTATCACCCCGTCCTGCGCGAGGAcaacgtcgaggccggcggcctgcctatcggcctcgtcgccgacgacaccgcTGCCGCTACTGCTCCTACCActtccaccaccgccaccacccatgCGACAACTAATGCGCGGAGTCCCACGGCCGAGAAGCGCGGCAGCGTCAGCGGCACTGCGGGCGGGACCCGGGCCATCGACTGCGCCATTTGCAGAGAGGTCCTGGAGGTGCCCGTCCTCGGTGccggtgaggaggagggacgcGTGGCCAACGTCTTTGCACGTCGGCTATACATGGTCACGCCCTGTCGGCACATCTTCCACACGGCGTGCCTCGAGGGCTGGATGCGCTTTCGCCTTCAGTGCCCGATATGCAGGGAAGAGCTGCCGCCCATATGAGCAAGCAGTGGCTTACCTATGTAAGGATGTGCCAACAAAAGTAGTTTGTGCATGGAATTAGCAGGCGTAAGAGCTTTAAATCTAAATGGAAGCGATCCTCATTCACGCAGCACTGCATGTGGAACATCAATTTCTTGATATTATTTGGCTTCGTGCAAACGAGCAGGCCCTGGTCCCGTAGCCGCCCCAGCGTCCTTCCGCGACCCAAGCGGCACTCCTTAATGCCCGCTTGATCCGCGACCAGGCCTAAATCCAAAGGGATATCCAAAACACACAGCTTGTGAGGTTTTGGAATGAGCCAGCGCCTGGTATCAAGGTCCGGCTTCCAATTCCATGCCTCCCGGACGTACGCCATTACCAGGTAATTCGCGTTTTTCTGGAACGGTCATCCGGGCATCCGTCATATAAGGCTCGTGTGCCGACGCGGAGATCAGCAAATCGTGCTCTGAGGTCGAAGTCAACCGTCTTGACCATAACGCGTTTCTCCTCGGGTATCGGGCGCGTAGGCATTGTGCCCGGCGGCATCATTTCATCGAActcctccacctccatgACCCACTGCCCAATGTTGGCCGCCAGTTCGCTGTCCCACATTCCCTCCCGTCTGGCGCTGCTCCTCAAGAGCAGGATAGCCTGTCGACGAACGCGCGGTTCGCGACACTTTGTGGCCACAACAAACAGCGGGGGAACGATGCCCATatcggccgagaagctggGCTTGATATGGCGTGACGACAATTTACCGAGCCTAAAATCGCCCTTGGTTTGGTTATGATGACAATGGCAAAGGCCAGGATTTGAACAGCGCTGTACGGCGGCTCGCTTCTCGTCTGCGTCGACAACCTCCCAGCCCAGGTCGACAATGGCCTTAAAATGCGGCGTGAAACCATCAAAGTGTACCTCAGTATCACAAAACATCATCATAAATAAGATGTTCGTGTTGATCTGAAACATCTTGAGGGCTGAGATAGCGGAGCGCTCCAACTGGTCCAAGCCAGGGTCGTGCCGGGACCTCAAGATCGGCTCAAAGGCCTCGGACCAGGCATCCAACTGGCCCCTGAATTGCAAGCCGTACTGTTtccacgacgccggcaaCACGCGGCTAGGACTAGGTTTAGCAATATGCAGGCGCTCAATGAAGCGGATCAGCTTCTCGCAGATCCTGTCGGATGCCAATTTCGCCTCTAAAACCGACTCGAATCGAGCTGGTAGAGATGGTacgggcgaggagcccgGAGAGCTTGTTGCCCACGACTCAGGCGATACGCTCGTACTTGGACTGTGTGGGGTAAGACGAATGACATAGGGCTGTGGGAAATGAAAGGCCATGTCGTAGGATTTCGCCTGAATAGCCATTCGGGTGAAGATGACCACAAGATCTTCTTCCTCGATGTTGTCGTTGGGTTTTGGAGACTGGTTTCGAGTGTGATTGCGCAATTGCTCCAGCAAGTTGAGACCCGTCTGTATCTGAACGATTGCTTGCTTGTGGTCACCGATGAAGGAGTCGAAGCAAGCCAGTAACACGCTCGCCATGAGCCGCGTCCTGTACGATCGTGCATTCTCGCCGGCGAGTAGGAGCATAGCATTGCAAGACTCGGAGTACTGTTTCACGGCAACTTGCCAGTGGGCCACGGCAGACTCCGCCGAAGGCGAGGGCTGGGACGATTGCTCAAGCGTCTTGTAAAGAGCACCAAGTGCAACCACTGCATGCCGGATGGCATTTTCCGAGTGGCA from Purpureocillium takamizusanense chromosome 4, complete sequence includes the following:
- a CDS encoding uncharacterized protein (COG:O~EggNog:ENOG503NZ0H~TransMembrane:7 (n9-19c24/25o408-426i447-466o472-494i612-634o640-657i669-690o702-721i)~BUSCO:EOG092619VG~SECRETED:SignalP(1-26~SECRETED:cutsite=PEG-EY~SECRETED:prob=0.3503)) — protein: MPQQQQHQAAGLLLLLFLLWNLFPEGEYQNQSLALSELASKRLERYQDALEVLNQTRWGDFRSRPDAAAGDDDEGPYGFVNLTGFREQDGFAWEDLELFREKGLRLSRHAMPPVGGKQLWDTAQGEPVWANASGTLHGDWVRRPGSVPRTYDSYNLSRSVPGMDWVGDRADWARNITGESGRMMLRLEGNRTVQKYDEVAEGSIPLSGGSVRHVRGYATIEDTRGSGLNWEMRLWGLQWPRQGVVLMTTTSEKFEGIFGLPHLAPSADFFQSAQMMLMRKLGRVVRRKRRNLYVDQNMPWNSDVDNALYTAFPSPHCEFVLYGQVHPPLQQDAGVDAEHAEDVIRAIESELQKPLGAPIHSVSKLQMSTVIYSPDCGFFLESKGPPDFPPADSDHLVGMKTEVHTHQVKTWMLVYALVVFAQVGLLKDQMQESFTPSTMGRVSFWTISAMVIVDGMTFTAAATWVSSAMATFLPTLALMFASFLSMTIGGSFLAKIHEVQLPERNRRRDQQRQTPSSGASTGTTSSATSAPLTPNPTGALLPAPVTAPRSSRLPPDQGPVIVPSDQDISAEIAAAASAVPRPNMVGNTTATTTTPAPPSSAPHRPPQTFQAIIGRFILFSLFVSFLAISSVTWYSRPRALLLNACAFAYLSLWLPQICRNTLRNCRRALSWRFVLGQSALRLLPLAYFWVKHDNFLYARTDRRSFALLCAWVWLQICLLAAQDVLGPRFALPAGWAPDAWDYHPVLREDNVEAGGLPIGLVADDTAAATAPTTSTTATTHATTNARSPTAEKRGSVSGTAGGTRAIDCAICREVLEVPVLGAGEEEGRVANVFARRLYMVTPCRHIFHTACLEGWMRFRLQCPICREELPPI
- a CDS encoding uncharacterized protein (COG:S~EggNog:ENOG503P4JT) translates to MALRPLPSATSPTRPPHQSPSPDASRATVPTTSTSPPSALGQAADGPSTQAPMKRNRRSNPKVKTGCANCKKRRIKCDERRPSCTQCERSNKLCTGYPPPSRSDRPFTDVRIAPKPLVTAQQLAGQAHASGISGIVFRTPTVLPPRRANRRKRPVIPMLQPAAIRSSLTVYQPSQGLHFVNTDALYFELFRVQTAAELSGYFNSNFWTQHVLQECHSENAIRHAVVALGALYKTLEQSSQPSPSAESAVAHWQVAVKQYSESCNAMLLLAGENARSYRTRLMASVLLACFDSFIGDHKQAIVQIQTGLNLLEQLRNHTRNQSPKPNDNIEEEDLVVIFTRMAIQAKSYDMAFHFPQPYVIRLTPHSPSTSVSPESWATSSPGSSPVPSLPARFESVLEAKLASDRICEKLIRFIERLHIAKPSPSRVLPASWKQYGLQFRGQLDAWSEAFEPILRSRHDPGLDQLERSAISALKMFQINTNILFMMMFCDTEVHFDGFTPHFKAIVDLGWEVVDADEKRAAVQRCSNPGLCHCHHNQTKGDFRLGKLSSRHIKPSFSADMGIVPPLFVVATKCREPRVRRQAILLLRSSARREGMWDSELAANIGQWVMEVEEFDEMMPPGTMPTRPIPEEKRVMVKTVDFDLRARFADLRVGTRALYDGCPDDRSRKTRITW